A genomic segment from Actinoplanes sichuanensis encodes:
- a CDS encoding dihydrofolate reductase family protein, with product MSGLLAQQWISVDGFLAGVNGEADVFAAVSDFTPSETHNTALLADIDEVLLGRRTYEVFAEYWPTAVDEPMAEQVNTMPKTVCSTTLTAATWGEHAPARVVPDPVDHVRAQRAAGVRIMVWGSVSVMRALLAAGQVDELELFVAPIALGAGTPLLAPGAAPLPLRLTDSQTWPGGVIRLRYAVG from the coding sequence GTGAGCGGACTGCTCGCCCAGCAGTGGATCTCCGTGGACGGCTTCCTCGCCGGCGTCAACGGCGAGGCCGACGTGTTCGCCGCCGTCTCCGACTTCACCCCCTCGGAAACCCACAACACCGCGCTGCTCGCCGACATCGACGAGGTGCTACTGGGTCGCCGCACCTACGAGGTGTTCGCCGAATACTGGCCGACCGCTGTCGACGAGCCGATGGCCGAGCAGGTCAACACGATGCCGAAGACGGTCTGCTCGACCACCCTGACGGCCGCGACGTGGGGCGAGCACGCCCCGGCCCGGGTGGTGCCCGACCCGGTCGACCACGTCCGGGCGCAGCGCGCCGCCGGAGTCCGAATCATGGTCTGGGGCAGTGTCAGCGTGATGCGGGCCCTCCTCGCTGCCGGACAAGTGGACGAGTTGGAGTTGTTCGTGGCCCCGATCGCCCTGGGTGCCGGTACTCCCCTGCTGGCTCCGGGCGCCGCCCCTCTGCCGCTGCGGCTGACCGACTCACAGACGTGGCCGGGCGGCGTGATCCGCCTCCGCTACGCCGTCGGCTGA